Genomic segment of Gloeocapsa sp. PCC 7428:
CATTTCAAGTCCCAGATCCAAAAAGTGGTTATGTCTATCGTTGCGGAGTCGGTAAGGCAGAATTTACCCCGCCTGAGTTGCAAGGAAAAAACTTCGCGCACTTTGAGCGTAAACCAGAACACGACCTTTTCGGCTTAGCGGTACTGTTGTTTCAACTTTTAATGGAAGGAACGCACCCGTTTTCTGGGATTTATCAAGGAATTGGCGATCCTCCTTCGTATTCAGCGCGAATTAGTGCAGGACACTTTGTCTACAGCAAAAGCAAGCGTGTCCCTTATGTACCAACACCGATCGCGCCACCTTTTGAATTGCTGCATCCCACTTTACAGCAACTTTTCTGGCGTTGTTTTGAGGAGGGTTATCATCATCCTAAAGCGCGACCGAATACTCAAGCATGGCAAGCAGCATTAATTGAAGCCGAACAAGCACTGACAACTTGCGCAACGAATAACCAGCACCGTTACAGCAACCATCTCAGTTCGTGTCCTTGGTGCGATCGCACGGTAAAGCTTGGCGGACGCGATCCTTTCCCCTCGGTACAAGCTGTGCGCGCAGGACAACACCTCCAACCGCTAAAGCGCAAGCGTACCGTCTTACCAAAAAGAGATTATCAGCAGCAAGTGCTATCAGCTTTTAATGCAGCTGCGGCTACCCCAACAGCGAAGCTAGTAGCAAAGAGTAAGGCAAATAGTAAGAAGAAAGTTAAGCCTTTGATGTGGGGTTTGATCGGCACAGGCGCGTTAGTGTTTTTGGAAATTATGGTAATTGCCTACGACTTCAGAATTTCCCCACAAACCTTTGCTAATCTGTTTCCGGATCGCAGCGAAGCACAACCAGCGACACCACAACCGACACTCAATGGTAATCAAATTTCCATCGCTTACTACGACCAAGGCAAGTTTCACTACAAACTCGGTGACTATAAAGGAGCAATTGAAAACTTTAATCGCGCTCTACTTTACAATCCTAATGATGCCAACGCCTACGTCAATCGAGGTAATGCGCGTTACGAGATAGCCCAACACAGCAGCAATCCGAACCAGGAATACCAAGCTGCGATCGCGGACTTCGATCAAGCGCTGCAAATCAATCCAGCCGCTGAACAAGCGTATCTAAGTCGTGGTATTGTCCGTCATGACACTGCTAAATACAGTAAAGATGTCGATAGAAGTTATTTGGCCGCGATCGCTGACTTTGACCAGACCGTACGGCTAAATCCAGCAAATGCCGAAGCCTACGTGAAAAGAGGTATCTCATATCATAAACTGGCACAAAACAGCAAAAATATGCTGCATCCAGGTTATCAAGAAGCGCTCAACGACTTTAATCAAGCTTTGCAACTCGACCCGCGAGCCGCTGAAGCGTATATGAAACGGGGCATTGTCCGCTATGAAATCGCCCAAAGTAGCAATACTGATACTAAAGGTTATTCTAATGCGCTGACAGACCTCAAGCAAGCCGCAA
This window contains:
- a CDS encoding tetratricopeptide repeat protein; translated protein: MRLQRQSNKQKITIDPKLVVGHGGEARVFVLPDDDQLVAKLYHKPTKAYAQKLLAMLANPPENPTAAKGHISIAWPTDLLIGDGDRVIGFLMPRVHKMHSIVEFYNPKTRRQTCPFFNYLYLHRTARNLVTAMGALHSRGYCIGDINESNILVSDTALITLVDTDSFQVPDPKSGYVYRCGVGKAEFTPPELQGKNFAHFERKPEHDLFGLAVLLFQLLMEGTHPFSGIYQGIGDPPSYSARISAGHFVYSKSKRVPYVPTPIAPPFELLHPTLQQLFWRCFEEGYHHPKARPNTQAWQAALIEAEQALTTCATNNQHRYSNHLSSCPWCDRTVKLGGRDPFPSVQAVRAGQHLQPLKRKRTVLPKRDYQQQVLSAFNAAAATPTAKLVAKSKANSKKKVKPLMWGLIGTGALVFLEIMVIAYDFRISPQTFANLFPDRSEAQPATPQPTLNGNQISIAYYDQGKFHYKLGDYKGAIENFNRALLYNPNDANAYVNRGNARYEIAQHSSNPNQEYQAAIADFDQALQINPAAEQAYLSRGIVRHDTAKYSKDVDRSYLAAIADFDQTVRLNPANAEAYVKRGISYHKLAQNSKNMLHPGYQEALNDFNQALQLDPRAAEAYMKRGIVRYEIAQSSNTDTKGYSNALTDLKQAAKLFLEQSDIERYQETLSNICVVLENKCQSFLQNPEKFITSKVDSTAPKVGN